The sequence below is a genomic window from Humulus lupulus chromosome 3, drHumLupu1.1, whole genome shotgun sequence.
TGAATGTTATCTTCTCTTGATCCTCCAGAGCGATGGCAATTTAATGGTAACCTGAATACCCATATAGGAAACAATAATAACTGTGGCCTGCAAGCCTATCAAGCATCTGATCTACGAATGGCAGCAGGAAATGGTCCTTCCTCGTCGCCTTATTCAGCTTGTGGTGGTCAATACAAATCCTCCATCTCATCACAGTACGAGTAGggatgagttcattgttctcattttttacCACATTTATTCCTCCCTTTTTAGGCACCACTTGAACAGGGCTGACCCAAGCACTGTCAGAATTAGGATAGACCACCCAAGCATCCAACCAATTAAGTACTTGCTTCCGAACAACATCCTTCATAGAgggatttagccttctttgagCTTCAATAGAGGGTTTGCTATCTTCTTCCATAAGAATTCTATGCATAACCGTTGAAGGGCTAATTCCTCGAATATCAGCCAAAGTCCACCCAATAGCACGTTTATGAtccctcaaaaccctcaaaagttttTTTACTTCACCTTTTGACAGCAATGAAGAAATAATAACAGGCAACGTTTCTTTCTCCCCCAAGTACACATAACAAAGATGCTCCGGTAAAGACTTCAACTCAAGGACTGGAGGCTTCTTAATAGATAGTATGGGGCGCTCAGGCACTTGCCCcaattcttcaaatttcttctTGTAATATGGACCATATGAATTGATCCATTTCACATACTCATGAGTCTCCCAATCCTCCTCTTCATTATTATCACCCAAAGCCAAAGGCAACTCAAAAGGATAATTAGTAATCCTCTTTTTCGAAACCACCTCATCAATCACATCAACATTAAAGCAACTATCACTTGCTCTTGGATAAGACATAGCCTTGAATACATTAAAGACCACTTCTTCCCCTTGAACTCTCAACCTCAACTCACCCTTTTGCACATCAATGAGGGCTTGTCCGGTAGCCAAGAATGGTCTCCCAAGAATAATGGGAACCGTCGCATCCTCCTCTATGTCTAGAACAATGAAATCTGCTGGAAAAATAAACTTGTCTACCTTGACTAGCACATCTTCAATAACTCCCCGTGGGTGCTTGATTGATCGATCtgcaagctgaagagtaatagtAGTAGGCTTTCCCTCACCAAGACCAAGCTTTTGAAATACAGATAGAGGCATGAGAttgatacttgctccaagatcacAAAGAGCATGTTTGCATTCAAATTTCCCTATAGTACAAGGGATAGTAAAACTCCCCGGATCTTGAAGCTTTTGTGGAAGTTTCCTTTGGAGAATTGCATTGCACTCTTCAGTAAGTGCTACTGTCTCAAAGTCTTCCAACCTCCGTTTCTTTGATAAAATCTCTTTCATAAATTTTACATAACTCGGCATTTGCTCCAAAGCCTCAAAAAATGGGATGTTAATGtgaagctttttaaacacctcaagaaacttgGAGAATTGTTTGTAAAGAAAATTCTTCCGGAGTCGTTGTGGATACGGGATTTTGACATGAGAATCAACAACTCCTGGTGGAATATTCTCTTTTGTTGCGAGGCCTTCAGTAACCTTTTTCTCCACTTGGGGCTCAACTTTTTCACAACTCTCCTCTTCTTCTGCCTTTTTTCTTGAGTCCCTTTAAGAGTAGGACCCTCAATTTCTTTCCTGCTCCTCAAGGTGATAGCTTGACATTGATCCTTAGGATTTACCACAGTATTGCTAAAAAAATTCCCTTGAGGCATAGTATTCAACATATTGGCCAGCTGCCCCACTTGCATTTCCAAATTTCTGATGGAGGATCTAGTCTCAGTCATAAACtgagtttgagtgttggtgagagtCAATAGGGCAGCTTGCAATTCACTAGGCTGTTCTGTAGGAGCTGGTGGCCTAGGTAGCTGAGAGGTTGATGCTTGTGGTGAAGCTTGAG
It includes:
- the LOC133824173 gene encoding uncharacterized protein LOC133824173; the protein is MTQASPQASTSQLPRPPAPTEQPSELQAALLTLTNTQTQFMTETRSSIRNLEMQVGQLANMLNTMPQGNFFSNTVAEEEESCEKVEPQVEKKVTEGLATKENIPPGVVDSHVKIPYPQRLRKNFLYKQFSKFLEVFKKLHINIPFFEALEQMPSYVKFMKEILSKKRRLEDFETVALTEECNAILQRKLPQKLQDPGSFTIPCTIGKFECKHALCDLGASINLMPLSVFQKLGLGEGKPTTITLQLADRSIKHPRGVIEDVLVKVDKFIFPADFIVLDIEEDATVPIILGRPFLATGQALIDVQKGELRLRVQGEEVVFNVFKAMSYPRASDSCFNVDVIDEVVSKKRITNYPFELPLALGDNNEEEDWETHEYVKWINSYGPYYKKKFEELGQVPERPILSIKKPPVLELKSLPEHLCYVYLGEKETLPVIISSLLSKGEVKKLLRVLRDHKRAIGWTLADIRGISPSTVMHRILMEEDSKPSIEAQRRLNPSMKDVVRKQVLNWLDAWVVYPNSDSAWVSPVQVVPKKGGINVVKNENNELIPTRTVMRWRICIDHHKLNKATRKDHFLLPFVDQMLDRLAGHSYYCFLYGYSEKSIKKFMDDFSVFGSDFDECLDHLEAVLTCCEESNLTLKEKLISAPIVCAPNWDLPFELMCNASDYAVGAVLGQQVDKVIVYTDHSAIKYLMTKKDAKPRFIQWVLLLQEFDMEIRDKKGTDNLVADHLSRLEVEEDQITKKVQINDYFPFEQFFGEIDQAKAPWYADYVNFLVAKVVPPNMSRAQLKKFYSEIKHYYWEEPTLYKHCVDQIIHCYVPEDEMISILNHCHTLHCGDQFGATRTAAKVLQCGFFWPTLFKDANTFVKSCDRCQRTGNISRRDEMSLNVILEVELFDVWGIDFMVPFPSSYNYKYILLVVDYVSKWVEAGATPTNDGKVSNGQAEISNREVKSILEKIVNSSRKDWSKKLDDALWAYRTTF